From the Acidovorax carolinensis genome, one window contains:
- the gstA gene encoding glutathione transferase GstA gives MKLYYAPGACSLSPHIALHEAGLACTPVLVSTKSHKLQDGTDYYSINPLGYVPVLELDSGERLREGPAIVQYIADLVPDKQLAPANGTLERYRLQEWLTFIGTEIHQGFGPLFNPATPDEYKATAREKLLQRLQWVDSQLAGKPYLMGEQFTVADGYLFTVVNWAGFVGLDLSGLSHLTAFQARVAARPAVQAAMRAEGLLK, from the coding sequence ATGAAGCTCTACTACGCGCCCGGCGCCTGCTCCCTTTCGCCCCACATCGCGCTGCACGAAGCCGGCCTGGCCTGCACGCCCGTGCTGGTCAGCACCAAGAGCCACAAGCTGCAGGACGGCACCGACTACTACAGCATCAACCCACTGGGCTATGTGCCCGTGCTGGAGCTGGACAGCGGCGAGCGCCTGCGCGAAGGCCCGGCCATCGTGCAGTACATCGCCGATCTCGTGCCAGACAAGCAACTGGCCCCGGCGAATGGCACCCTGGAGCGCTACCGCCTGCAGGAGTGGCTGACCTTCATCGGCACCGAAATCCACCAGGGCTTTGGCCCGCTGTTCAACCCGGCCACGCCCGACGAGTACAAGGCCACCGCGCGCGAAAAGCTGCTGCAGCGCCTGCAGTGGGTGGACAGCCAGCTCGCGGGCAAGCCCTACCTGATGGGCGAGCAGTTCACCGTGGCCGATGGCTACCTGTTCACCGTGGTCAACTGGGCCGGGTTCGTTGGCCTTGACCTCTCTGGCCTGAGCCACCTCACCGCTTTTCAGGCCCGCGTTGCCGCACGCCCCGCAGTGCAGGCGGCCATGCGAGCCGAAGGTCTGCTCAAGTAA
- the rsmG gene encoding 16S rRNA (guanine(527)-N(7))-methyltransferase RsmG: MNNNDSLRQQLQAGADALALGLSDAQVSLLMDFLALLQKWNKVYNLTAVRDPQEMMTHHLLDSLAAVAPLRRHVAALQQQGGAPTPVRLLDVGSGGGLPGVVFAICCPDVDVSCVDTVGKKAAFIQQAAVALKLRNLHGVHARVETLTAPFDIISCRAFASLPDFVTWSRAALAAPHGVWLAMKGKHPEDEIVALPDDVKVFHVEQLVVPGLDAERCIIWTKPV; this comes from the coding sequence ATGAACAACAACGACAGCCTGCGCCAGCAACTGCAAGCCGGTGCGGATGCCCTGGCGCTGGGCTTGAGCGATGCACAGGTTTCCCTGTTGATGGATTTTCTGGCCCTGCTGCAGAAGTGGAACAAGGTCTATAACCTGACGGCCGTGCGCGACCCGCAGGAGATGATGACGCACCACCTGCTCGACAGCCTGGCCGCCGTGGCGCCGTTGCGCCGCCATGTGGCGGCATTGCAGCAGCAGGGTGGGGCGCCTACCCCTGTTCGCTTGCTCGACGTGGGCTCGGGCGGTGGCCTGCCTGGTGTGGTGTTCGCCATCTGCTGCCCCGACGTGGATGTGAGTTGCGTGGACACGGTGGGCAAGAAGGCCGCGTTCATCCAGCAGGCGGCGGTGGCGCTCAAGCTGCGCAACCTGCATGGCGTGCATGCGCGGGTGGAGACACTGACAGCCCCCTTTGACATCATCAGCTGCCGTGCCTTTGCATCGTTGCCCGATTTTGTGACCTGGTCGCGGGCTGCGCTGGCGGCGCCGCACGGTGTCTGGCTGGCCATGAAGGGCAAGCACCCCGAGGATGAAATCGTCGCCTTGCCCGACGATGTAAAGGTGTTTCACGTGGAACAGCTCGTGGTGCCGGGGCTGGACGCCGAGCGCTGCATCATCTGGACGAAGCCGGTCTGA
- the cueR gene encoding Cu(I)-responsive transcriptional regulator, translating into MTPTTGWPVPIGEAARRAGVSARMVRHYESLGLLPPVGRADSGYRQYTEADVHALRFVGRARTLGFSMEEIRELLGLWQDKSRASGNVKRIAQAHIDDLGERIAAMQAMQRTLQTLVSCCQGNDRPDCPILDDLAAAPQSPGALPKTSLRR; encoded by the coding sequence ATGACCCCCACCACGGGCTGGCCGGTGCCCATCGGCGAGGCCGCGCGCCGCGCCGGGGTGTCGGCGCGCATGGTGCGCCACTACGAATCGCTCGGCCTGCTGCCCCCCGTGGGCCGCGCCGACAGCGGCTACCGCCAGTACACCGAGGCCGACGTGCACGCATTGCGCTTCGTGGGCCGTGCGCGCACCCTGGGTTTTTCGATGGAAGAAATCCGTGAATTGCTCGGGCTGTGGCAAGACAAGAGCCGGGCCAGCGGCAATGTCAAACGCATCGCCCAGGCACACATTGACGACCTGGGCGAACGCATCGCCGCCATGCAGGCCATGCAGCGCACGCTGCAGACACTGGTGTCCTGCTGTCAGGGCAACGACCGCCCGGATTGCCCCATCCTGGATGATCTGGCTGCAGCGCCCCAATCACCCGGTGCACTCCCAAAAACATCACTGCGCCGATAG
- a CDS encoding TetR/AcrR family transcriptional regulator: protein MNQRTVAKIPKASKKTAPAVASPWAVAPDREQQREAKRNAVLHAAAQLFNERGFHATSLDDIAARLSVTKPTLYYYVKNKDEILLQCVSQGLQMTLEGIEASRQAGGNAVDQLRACMQVYADIVMQPFGMCLIRVGDEEVPEPSRTELRRMKSEIDQAFRRLVAQGVQEGSLAPCDPKMSAFMIAGALSWIGRWYQPGGEYTPEQVAQQCIATLCDGVLRRSELPKAAPVKRRAAPAAARKASKK, encoded by the coding sequence ATGAACCAAAGAACGGTTGCCAAGATCCCGAAGGCCTCCAAGAAGACGGCACCCGCCGTGGCATCGCCCTGGGCCGTTGCCCCTGATCGCGAGCAGCAGCGCGAGGCCAAGCGCAACGCCGTGTTGCACGCAGCCGCGCAGTTGTTCAACGAGCGCGGCTTTCACGCCACCTCGCTCGACGACATTGCCGCGCGCCTGAGTGTGACCAAGCCCACGCTGTACTACTACGTGAAGAACAAGGACGAGATCCTGCTGCAGTGCGTGAGCCAGGGGCTGCAGATGACGCTCGAAGGTATCGAGGCCTCGCGCCAGGCCGGTGGCAATGCGGTGGACCAGTTGCGCGCCTGCATGCAGGTGTATGCCGACATCGTCATGCAGCCCTTTGGCATGTGCCTGATCCGCGTGGGGGACGAAGAGGTTCCCGAGCCCAGCCGCACGGAACTGCGCCGCATGAAGTCTGAGATCGACCAGGCTTTCAGGCGCCTGGTGGCCCAAGGGGTGCAGGAGGGCTCGCTGGCGCCCTGTGACCCGAAGATGAGCGCCTTCATGATCGCGGGCGCCCTGAGCTGGATTGGCCGCTGGTACCAGCCGGGCGGCGAATACACGCCCGAGCAGGTGGCGCAGCAGTGCATTGCCACGCTGTGCGATGGGGTGTTGCGGCGGTCCGAGCTGCCGAAGGCCGCACCCGTCAAGCGCCGGGCCGCTCCTGCCGCGGCGCGCAAGGCATCAAAAAAGTGA
- a CDS encoding methyl-accepting chemotaxis protein, whose translation MNFLSLMRLFTIRFRMLGAIGVVLALLGMLGGAGMLGMFRIHDMSENFMANSFTKVGFMAELRGEMGSIRQHEKDMIISYEKPEGVKAAHAKWLASVEQSKKVAARFLEGPQDSDNAIAQAIVKRLDSYRDQFAHVARQLEAGGYDTATIANRMSGKAVAEFDEADKLLKELDGVLRGEVTAAVADQTDVANQTLWLFALAVLITVLVVVPTTLMNMLSICRPLADARRMALAIAGGDLSQHIAAEGKDEVADLQRALADMQQGLGSLVAQVRDASGNIATASQEIATGNHDLSQRTEQTASNAQEAVASLSQITSTVQQTASSSQMANQLASSASSTATRGGSVVEQAVASMHEISASSRKIGDIIGLIDSIAFQTNILALNAAVEAARAGEQGRGFAVVASEVRSLAQRSAAAASDIKGLINNSVTAVDGGVRHVEDAGAAMKEIVASVQRVGDIIGEITAAASEQSTGIGQVNQSVGDIDRMTQQNAALVEQSAAAAESLREQAARLSEVVQQFRLADEGGGMAALSRATAPASDRALIGRATPQLAA comes from the coding sequence ATGAATTTCTTATCGCTCATGCGGCTGTTCACCATCCGCTTTCGGATGCTGGGCGCCATTGGCGTGGTGTTGGCGCTGTTGGGCATGTTGGGGGGTGCGGGCATGCTGGGCATGTTCCGCATCCACGACATGAGCGAGAACTTCATGGCGAACTCTTTTACCAAGGTGGGGTTCATGGCCGAACTGCGCGGCGAGATGGGGTCCATCCGCCAGCACGAAAAAGACATGATCATCTCGTACGAGAAGCCCGAGGGCGTCAAGGCGGCCCATGCCAAATGGCTGGCCAGCGTGGAGCAGTCGAAGAAGGTCGCGGCCCGTTTTCTGGAAGGCCCGCAAGACAGCGACAACGCGATTGCGCAGGCCATCGTCAAGCGCCTGGACAGCTACCGCGACCAGTTTGCGCATGTGGCGCGCCAGCTGGAAGCCGGTGGATATGACACGGCCACCATTGCCAACCGCATGAGCGGCAAGGCCGTGGCCGAGTTCGACGAGGCGGACAAGCTGCTCAAGGAGCTCGATGGCGTGCTGCGTGGCGAGGTGACGGCGGCCGTGGCCGACCAGACCGATGTGGCCAACCAGACCCTGTGGCTGTTTGCCCTGGCGGTGCTGATCACCGTGCTGGTGGTGGTGCCCACCACGCTGATGAACATGTTGTCCATTTGCCGCCCGCTGGCCGATGCCCGCCGCATGGCGCTGGCGATTGCCGGTGGTGATCTGTCACAGCACATTGCGGCCGAGGGCAAAGACGAAGTGGCCGACCTGCAGCGCGCGCTGGCCGACATGCAGCAGGGCCTGGGGTCGCTGGTGGCGCAGGTGCGCGATGCCAGCGGCAACATCGCCACGGCCAGCCAGGAGATCGCCACGGGCAACCACGACCTGTCGCAGCGCACCGAGCAGACGGCCAGCAATGCCCAGGAAGCGGTGGCCTCGCTGTCGCAGATCACGTCGACTGTGCAGCAAACTGCCTCGTCGTCGCAGATGGCCAACCAGCTGGCCAGTTCGGCCTCCAGCACGGCCACGCGCGGTGGTTCGGTGGTGGAGCAGGCCGTGGCCAGCATGCACGAGATCTCGGCCTCCAGCCGCAAGATCGGCGACATCATCGGCTTGATTGACTCCATTGCCTTCCAGACCAACATCCTGGCGCTCAACGCCGCCGTGGAAGCAGCCCGCGCGGGCGAGCAGGGCCGGGGCTTTGCCGTGGTGGCCAGTGAAGTGCGCAGCCTGGCACAGCGTTCGGCAGCAGCGGCCAGCGACATCAAGGGCCTGATCAACAACAGCGTGACCGCCGTGGACGGCGGCGTGCGCCATGTGGAAGATGCGGGTGCCGCGATGAAGGAAATCGTGGCCAGCGTGCAGCGCGTGGGCGACATCATTGGCGAGATCACCGCAGCCGCTTCCGAGCAGTCGACCGGTATTGGCCAGGTGAACCAGTCGGTGGGCGATATCGACCGCATGACGCAACAGAACGCGGCACTGGTGGAACAATCGGCCGCCGCCGCCGAGTCGCTGCGCGAGCAGGCGGCCCGCCTGTCGGAGGTGGTGCAGCAGTTCCGCCTGGCCGATGAAGGCGGCGGCATGGCGGCGCTGTCTCGTGCAACAGCGCCCGCGTCCGACCGCGCCCTGATCGGTCGCGCCACGCCCCAGCTGGCAGCCTGA
- a CDS encoding heavy-metal-associated domain-containing protein, translated as MQYTLQVQGMTCGHCERAVTQAVQQIDPAATVRIDRAHNRVDIDSTQPREALAAAIAEEGYQVAA; from the coding sequence ATGCAATACACCCTTCAAGTCCAGGGCATGACCTGCGGCCACTGCGAGCGCGCCGTCACCCAGGCCGTGCAGCAGATCGACCCCGCCGCCACCGTGCGCATCGACCGCGCGCACAACCGCGTCGATATCGACAGCACCCAGCCCCGCGAGGCCCTGGCCGCCGCCATTGCCGAAGAAGGCTACCAGGTCGCCGCATGA
- a CDS encoding alkene reductase, with product MPSLFEPVQAGDLHLANRIAMAPLTRNRAPDAIPTPLMATYYTQRASAGLLITEATAISPQGQGYADVPGLYSTEQLDGWKRVTRSVHAEGGKIVVQLWHVGRVSHTDLQPGNAAPVAPSAIRAHTKTVLIKDGVPTFTDTSMPRALELDELPGIVQDYRHAARNAIACGFDGVEIHGANGYLLDQFMKTGANERTDDYGGSIKNRVRLTLEVVRAIVDEIGGGRTGIRLSPVTPANDIVDDNPQQLFDYLVAQLAPLGLAYVHIVEGATGGAREIADRPFDYPALKAVYRKAGGKGAWMVNNAYDRALAEAAVAAGADIVAFGRPFIANPDLVTRLEKNAPLNEPDRATFYGGGAKGYTDYPTLF from the coding sequence ATGCCCTCTTTGTTCGAACCCGTCCAGGCCGGTGACCTGCACCTGGCCAACCGCATTGCCATGGCGCCCCTCACGCGCAACCGTGCGCCGGACGCCATCCCCACGCCGCTTATGGCCACCTACTACACGCAGCGCGCCAGCGCCGGCCTGCTGATCACCGAAGCCACCGCCATCAGCCCCCAGGGCCAGGGCTATGCCGACGTGCCCGGGCTGTACAGCACCGAGCAGCTTGACGGCTGGAAGCGCGTGACGCGCTCCGTGCACGCCGAAGGCGGCAAGATCGTGGTGCAGCTGTGGCATGTGGGCCGCGTCTCGCACACCGACCTGCAGCCGGGCAACGCCGCGCCCGTGGCGCCCTCGGCCATTCGCGCCCATACCAAGACGGTGCTGATCAAGGACGGCGTGCCCACCTTCACCGATACCTCCATGCCCCGCGCCCTCGAACTGGACGAGCTGCCCGGCATCGTGCAGGACTACCGCCACGCCGCGCGCAACGCCATTGCCTGCGGTTTTGACGGTGTGGAAATCCACGGCGCCAACGGCTACCTGCTCGACCAGTTCATGAAGACCGGTGCCAACGAGCGCACCGATGACTACGGCGGCAGCATCAAGAACCGCGTCCGGCTCACGCTCGAAGTGGTGCGCGCCATCGTCGATGAGATCGGTGGCGGCCGCACCGGCATCCGCCTGTCGCCCGTGACGCCCGCCAACGACATCGTGGACGACAACCCCCAGCAGCTGTTTGACTACCTGGTGGCCCAGCTCGCCCCGCTGGGGCTGGCCTACGTGCACATCGTCGAAGGCGCCACCGGTGGCGCCCGCGAAATCGCCGATCGCCCCTTCGACTATCCCGCCCTCAAGGCCGTGTACCGCAAGGCCGGCGGCAAGGGTGCGTGGATGGTGAACAACGCCTATGACCGCGCGCTGGCCGAAGCCGCCGTGGCAGCGGGCGCCGACATCGTGGCTTTTGGCCGGCCCTTCATTGCCAACCCCGACCTGGTGACCCGGCTCGAAAAGAACGCGCCCCTGAACGAGCCCGACCGCGCCACCTTCTATGGCGGCGGGGCCAAAGGCTACACGGACTACCCCACCTTGTTCTGA
- a CDS encoding NADPH-dependent FMN reductase, whose amino-acid sequence MHNQLLVFAGSTRQQSFNRRLAQATAAIAREAGAQVTLLELSDFDIPMYNADLEAQGTPADVLRLKQILWEHPAWVICAPEYNGSYTALLKNTIDWASSPVKGHPDWQDGTRPFRGKVAGMLSASPGALGGLRSQSHLAPLLINLECWLAPQAFALGHAGSAFDDQGALVQPAHRDRVRAVIDQVLWAAGRLHPAAG is encoded by the coding sequence ATGCACAACCAACTCCTCGTCTTTGCGGGCAGCACCCGCCAGCAATCCTTCAACCGCCGCCTGGCCCAGGCTACCGCCGCCATCGCCCGTGAAGCCGGTGCCCAGGTCACGCTGCTGGAGCTGTCCGATTTCGACATCCCCATGTACAACGCCGACCTGGAAGCGCAAGGCACTCCCGCCGATGTGCTGCGGCTCAAGCAGATCCTGTGGGAACACCCGGCCTGGGTCATCTGCGCCCCCGAATACAACGGAAGCTACACCGCCCTGCTCAAGAACACCATCGACTGGGCGTCCAGCCCCGTCAAAGGCCACCCCGACTGGCAGGACGGCACCCGGCCCTTTCGCGGCAAGGTGGCGGGCATGCTCAGCGCCTCGCCGGGCGCTTTGGGCGGCCTGCGTTCGCAAAGCCACCTGGCGCCCTTGTTGATCAACCTCGAATGCTGGCTGGCACCCCAGGCCTTTGCGTTGGGCCACGCAGGCAGCGCGTTCGACGATCAGGGTGCCCTGGTACAGCCGGCGCACCGCGACCGCGTGCGCGCGGTGATCGACCAGGTGCTGTGGGCGGCCGGGCGGCTGCATCCGGCAGCGGGCTGA
- the mnmG gene encoding tRNA uridine-5-carboxymethylaminomethyl(34) synthesis enzyme MnmG produces MLYPQEFDVIVVGGGHAGTEAALAAARLGQRTLLLTHNIETLGQMSCNPSIGGIGKGHLVKEVDALGGAMALATDEGGIQFRILNSSKGPAVRATRAQADRILYKAAIRRMLENQPNLWLFQQAVDDLMVEGDRVVGAVTQVGIRFRSRTVVLTAGTFLDGKIHVGLNNYAAGRAGDPPAVSLSARLKELKLPQGRLKTGTPPRLDGRSIDFSKCAEQPGDGMPGGVNEGTVPVFSFMGNATMHPRQMPCWITHTNERTHDIIRSGFDRSPMFTGKIEGVGPRYCPSVEDKINRFADKDSHQIFLEPEGLTTHEFYPNGISTSLPFDIQYDLVRSMPGLENAHILRPGYAIEYDYFDPRSLKSSFETRQIQGLFFAGQINGTTGYEEAAAQGLFAGINAALQCRGDAAWLPGRDEAYLGVLVDDLITKGVTEPYRMFTSRAEFRLQLREDNADMRLTEAGRRMGLVDDARWDAFCRKRDAVSRETERLKATWVNPRNLPATESERVLGKSIDHEYNLFELLRRPDVNYANLMSLDGGKYATTDVSRETLGELSEPVVEQVEIAAKYSGYIDRQKGEVERAAHFEKLRLPADLDYMQVTALSIEARQVLSRHRPETLGHASRITGITPAAISLLMVHLKKGGFKEFAVASASAAKAEGEVAA; encoded by the coding sequence ATGTTGTATCCCCAGGAATTTGATGTGATCGTTGTCGGCGGTGGCCATGCCGGCACCGAAGCCGCGCTGGCTGCTGCGCGCTTAGGGCAAAGAACGCTGCTGCTGACCCACAACATCGAGACGCTGGGGCAGATGAGCTGCAACCCCAGCATTGGCGGCATTGGCAAGGGGCACCTGGTGAAGGAGGTCGATGCGCTGGGCGGCGCGATGGCCCTGGCCACGGACGAGGGCGGCATCCAGTTCCGTATTCTCAACAGCAGCAAGGGCCCGGCCGTGCGTGCTACGCGGGCGCAGGCCGACCGCATTCTGTACAAGGCCGCCATCCGCCGCATGCTGGAGAACCAGCCCAACCTGTGGCTGTTTCAGCAGGCGGTGGACGATCTGATGGTGGAAGGCGACCGCGTGGTGGGCGCCGTCACGCAGGTGGGCATCCGCTTTCGCAGCCGCACGGTGGTGCTGACGGCCGGCACTTTCCTGGACGGCAAGATCCATGTGGGGCTGAACAACTACGCCGCCGGTCGGGCAGGGGACCCGCCTGCGGTGTCGCTGTCGGCACGCCTCAAGGAGCTGAAGCTGCCCCAGGGCCGCCTGAAAACCGGCACGCCGCCCCGGCTGGACGGACGCAGCATCGACTTCTCGAAGTGCGCGGAGCAGCCCGGCGATGGCATGCCCGGCGGCGTGAACGAGGGCACCGTGCCGGTGTTCAGCTTCATGGGCAATGCAACAATGCACCCGCGCCAGATGCCGTGCTGGATCACCCACACCAACGAGCGCACGCACGACATCATCCGCAGCGGCTTTGACCGCAGCCCCATGTTCACCGGCAAGATCGAGGGCGTGGGTCCGCGCTACTGCCCCAGTGTGGAAGACAAGATCAACCGCTTTGCCGACAAGGACAGCCACCAGATCTTTCTGGAGCCCGAAGGCCTGACCACGCACGAGTTCTACCCCAATGGCATCAGTACCAGCCTGCCGTTTGACATCCAGTACGACCTGGTGCGCAGCATGCCGGGGCTGGAGAACGCGCACATCCTGCGCCCCGGCTATGCCATTGAATACGACTACTTCGACCCGCGCTCGCTCAAGAGCAGCTTCGAGACGCGCCAGATTCAGGGTCTGTTCTTTGCCGGGCAGATCAACGGCACCACGGGCTACGAAGAGGCGGCGGCGCAGGGCCTGTTTGCCGGCATCAACGCCGCGCTGCAGTGTCGGGGCGATGCCGCGTGGTTGCCTGGTCGCGATGAGGCTTACCTGGGCGTGCTGGTGGATGACCTCATCACCAAGGGCGTGACCGAGCCCTACCGCATGTTCACGAGCCGGGCCGAGTTCCGCCTGCAGCTGCGCGAAGACAACGCCGACATGCGCTTGACCGAAGCCGGGCGCCGCATGGGGCTGGTCGACGACGCGCGCTGGGATGCTTTTTGCCGCAAACGCGATGCGGTTTCACGTGAAACAGAGCGCCTGAAAGCCACCTGGGTGAACCCGCGCAACCTGCCTGCGACAGAGTCCGAACGGGTCTTGGGCAAGAGCATCGATCACGAATACAATCTGTTTGAATTGCTGCGCCGCCCGGATGTGAACTACGCCAACCTGATGTCGCTGGACGGTGGCAAGTATGCGACCACGGATGTTTCACGTGAAACCCTGGGTGAGCTGAGCGAGCCGGTGGTGGAGCAGGTGGAGATTGCCGCCAAATATTCGGGCTACATCGACCGCCAGAAGGGCGAGGTGGAGCGTGCTGCGCATTTCGAAAAACTGCGCCTACCGGCCGACCTGGACTACATGCAGGTCACGGCCCTGAGCATCGAGGCGCGCCAGGTGCTCAGCCGGCACCGGCCCGAAACCCTGGGCCACGCCTCCCGCATCACGGGCATTACACCCGCCGCGATCTCGCTGCTGATGGTGCATTTGAAGAAGGGTGGCTTCAAGGAATTCGCCGTGGCTTCGGCTTCCGCTGCCAAGGCAGAAGGCGAAGTGGCGGCATGA
- a CDS encoding heavy metal translocating P-type ATPase, whose product MNTSAPHPNPSEPHETLDLGIGGMTCASCVGRVERALRKVPGVQDATVNLATESARIAYAQPPGAQGPTMDALLRRAVRNAGYEPRAAGQDDAPVDVSPWAGFLPVGIGLLLSAPLVLPMLGDLLGCHWMLPAWVQFALATPVQFILGARFYKAGWHALKALTGNMDLLVAIGTSAGWGLSMWLWLTAHEGHAPHLYFEASAVVVTLVLLGKWLEARAKRQTTAAIRALHALRPDVAHMLGRDGEVDVPVAEVMAGDRLVVRPGERIPVDGRIVEGHTQVDESMLTGEPLPVTREVGAPLTGGSINGDGRVVMQVSAVGAETVLARIIRLVEDAQAAKAPIQRLVDQVSAVFVPVVLVVALATLLAWLWTGAGFEVAVIHAVAVLVIACPCALGLATPAAIMAGTGVAAKHGILIKDAQALELAHKVEVVAFDKTGTLTVGRPRLIAFEVVPGQDEATVLAAVASVQSGSEHPLARAVVTAAQERGLQPVAPDGVRAVPGRGTEGEVQARSYLVGSLRWMDELGVKELKEGALAARATDFQNEGATVSALAERTTDGLALRAILAFGDEPKAGAREALAALRALGVRTVMISGDNRGAAEAMARRLGLDPDAGEVMAEVLPGEKAARVQTLQAGGHTVAMVGDGVNDAPALAAADVGMAMGNGTDVAMHAAGITLMRGDPMLVAAALDISRRTVAKIRQNLFWAFFYNVAGIPLAALGYLNPVVAGAAMALSSVSVMANALLLKRWRM is encoded by the coding sequence ATGAACACCTCTGCCCCTCACCCCAACCCCTCCGAACCGCACGAAACCCTCGACCTTGGCATTGGCGGCATGACCTGCGCCAGCTGCGTGGGCCGTGTGGAGCGGGCGCTGCGCAAGGTGCCTGGCGTGCAGGATGCCACCGTGAACCTGGCCACCGAGTCGGCGCGCATCGCTTATGCGCAGCCACCGGGTGCCCAAGGCCCGACCATGGATGCCCTGCTGCGCCGCGCCGTGCGCAATGCGGGCTACGAGCCGCGCGCGGCGGGGCAGGACGATGCGCCCGTGGACGTGTCGCCCTGGGCCGGTTTTCTGCCCGTGGGCATCGGCCTGCTGCTGTCGGCCCCGCTGGTGCTGCCCATGCTGGGCGATCTGCTGGGCTGCCACTGGATGCTGCCCGCCTGGGTGCAGTTTGCGCTGGCCACGCCGGTGCAGTTCATTCTGGGGGCGCGCTTTTACAAGGCGGGCTGGCACGCGCTCAAGGCGCTGACGGGCAACATGGATTTGCTGGTGGCCATTGGCACATCGGCAGGCTGGGGTCTGTCGATGTGGCTGTGGCTCACTGCGCACGAAGGGCATGCGCCGCACCTGTATTTCGAGGCCTCGGCGGTGGTGGTCACGCTGGTGCTGCTGGGCAAGTGGCTGGAGGCGCGCGCCAAGCGCCAGACCACGGCGGCCATCCGTGCACTGCATGCGCTGCGCCCCGATGTGGCCCACATGCTGGGGCGTGATGGCGAGGTGGATGTGCCAGTGGCCGAGGTGATGGCGGGCGACCGGCTGGTGGTGCGCCCCGGCGAGCGCATCCCGGTGGATGGCCGCATTGTGGAGGGCCACACCCAGGTGGACGAGTCCATGCTCACGGGCGAGCCCTTGCCCGTGACGCGCGAGGTGGGCGCGCCCCTGACGGGCGGCTCGATCAATGGCGACGGCCGGGTGGTGATGCAGGTGTCGGCCGTGGGCGCCGAGACGGTGCTGGCGCGCATCATCCGCCTGGTCGAGGATGCGCAGGCCGCCAAGGCGCCCATCCAGCGCCTGGTCGATCAGGTGTCGGCGGTTTTCGTGCCGGTGGTGCTGGTGGTGGCGCTGGCCACGCTGCTGGCCTGGCTGTGGACGGGCGCGGGCTTCGAGGTGGCCGTGATCCATGCCGTGGCGGTGCTGGTGATTGCCTGCCCCTGCGCGCTGGGGCTGGCCACGCCGGCGGCCATCATGGCGGGCACCGGGGTGGCGGCGAAGCACGGCATCCTGATTAAAGACGCGCAGGCGCTGGAGCTGGCCCACAAGGTGGAGGTGGTGGCATTCGACAAGACCGGCACGTTGACGGTGGGCCGCCCACGGCTGATCGCCTTTGAGGTGGTGCCGGGCCAGGACGAGGCCACCGTGCTGGCGGCGGTGGCCAGCGTGCAAAGCGGCAGCGAGCACCCGCTGGCCCGTGCCGTGGTGACGGCAGCGCAAGAGCGCGGCCTGCAGCCCGTGGCGCCCGACGGTGTGCGCGCCGTGCCGGGGCGCGGCACCGAGGGTGAGGTGCAGGCCCGCAGCTATCTGGTGGGCAGCCTGCGCTGGATGGACGAGCTGGGCGTGAAAGAACTGAAGGAGGGCGCGCTGGCTGCGCGCGCTACCGATTTTCAAAACGAAGGCGCCACGGTTTCGGCCCTGGCCGAGCGCACCACCGACGGGCTGGCGTTGCGCGCCATCCTCGCCTTTGGCGATGAGCCCAAGGCCGGCGCCCGCGAGGCCCTGGCTGCTCTGCGTGCGCTGGGCGTGCGCACGGTGATGATCTCGGGCGACAACCGGGGCGCCGCCGAGGCGATGGCCCGGCGCCTGGGGCTGGACCCCGATGCGGGCGAGGTGATGGCCGAGGTGCTGCCCGGCGAGAAGGCGGCGCGCGTGCAGACGCTGCAGGCGGGTGGCCACACCGTGGCGATGGTGGGCGATGGCGTCAACGATGCCCCTGCGCTGGCCGCCGCCGATGTCGGCATGGCCATGGGCAACGGCACCGATGTGGCCATGCATGCCGCCGGCATCACGCTGATGCGCGGCGACCCGATGCTGGTGGCTGCGGCCCTCGATATCTCGCGGCGCACCGTGGCGAAAATCCGCCAGAACCTGTTCTGGGCCTTTTTCTACAACGTGGCCGGCATTCCGCTGGCGGCGCTGGGTTACCTGAACCCGGTGGTGGCCGGCGCGGCCATGGCGCTGAGTTCGGTGAGCGTGATGGCCAATGCGCTGTTGCTAAAACGCTGGCGAATGTAA
- a CDS encoding YkgJ family cysteine cluster protein has translation MDCRPGCGACCTAPSISSPIPGMPRGKPAGVRCIQLGDDARCLIFGQPGRPAVCAGLRPSAEMCGPDREYALRYLARLEVQTRPA, from the coding sequence ATGGATTGCCGCCCTGGCTGCGGCGCCTGCTGCACCGCCCCCTCCATCAGCTCACCCATCCCGGGAATGCCCCGAGGCAAGCCTGCGGGCGTGCGTTGCATTCAGCTGGGGGACGACGCCCGTTGCCTCATCTTCGGGCAACCCGGGCGCCCCGCCGTGTGCGCCGGACTGAGGCCATCGGCCGAGATGTGCGGCCCCGACCGGGAGTACGCCCTGCGTTACCTGGCGCGCCTGGAAGTGCAGACCCGTCCGGCCTGA